DNA from Phocoena phocoena chromosome 1, mPhoPho1.1, whole genome shotgun sequence:
AGCATTGATAGCCACAGTTGATTGAACACCTATTATATAGCAGGCACATTACTTATATTATCTCATGTTACTTCTCCCAAAAACTCTGATATAGGCAGTATTAATATCAGAATACAATAAgcaaactgaggaacagagaagtcTGCTAACTTATCCACCATTTACATCTAGCAAGCAGTAGAAGTAGGATTTGATTTTACATCTATCTGATTCAAGAGCCCACTCTTTCCACTATATCATCTCACCTCCAAGATTGAAAAAGGTGCAGAAATCCCTATTCACAGTTATTGTGAACCTGTCAGCAtggataatttaaaagaaagctaATAACTGTGtcaattattttttcagaaaacatACAACGTTTGAGAGTAAATCTTGGTGTCATAAAGTTTACTTTAATAAGTTAACATACTTAAGTATGTTTGATTACTTAGAATTTTTCCATCTgaagtatatttaaaaacatggaGCCAAATTTATTCTGAAGAGGTAACCAGAAATGCTCACATATACttatgtataaaaatgttcattccagtatttataatagtaaaaggtatcaccaagactgatgtcaaggagcttactgcctgctttcttctaggagttttatggtttcaggtcttatattcaagtctttaatccattttgagttaatttttgtgtatggtataagacagtagtccagtttcattcttttgcctgtggctgtccaattttcccaacagcatttattgaagagattttgCTTTCCTCAGTGTATATGCTTGGCTCCTTTCTCAcaaattaattgaccacatatgtgtgggttatttctgggctctctattctgttccattgatctacgtgtttctctctttttaaaaaatatttatttatttagttggctgcattgggtcttatttgcagcatgcaggatcttttttgcgACATGCAAAATCTTCTGTCGTGGTTCACagactcttcattgcagtgtgtgggcttctctctcgctgtgtctcgtgggctccagagtgcacggcctcagtagttgtggcacgcggacttagttgccccacagcatgtgggatcttatttccccaaccagggatcagacccacgtcccctgcattgggaggcagattcttaaccactggaccaccagggaagtcccctatgtgTCTCTTTTAATGCCAATactacattgttttgattactatattaACTATGTAATATGGTttaaaatcagggagcatgatgcctccagctttgttcttctttctcaagatttctttggctatttggtgtcttttgtagtttcatacaaattttataattatttgtacaatttcagtgaaaaatgccaataggaattttgatagggattgcactgaaactatagattgctttgggcaatatcaaattttaacaatattaattcttccaattcatgaatacagaatatcttttcatttgtttgtgtctttttcgatttctttcatcaatatcttatagttttcagtgtacctGTCTGTCAccactttaaatttatttctaggtatttaattctttttagcacaattttaaatagaattgttttatttctctttctgagagtttGTTTTCAGtgcatagaaatgcaacatattctcgtatattgattttgtattttgcaactttgctgaatttattttttgttgttgagttgtaggagttctttatatatgctggatattaattccttatcagatatatgacttgcaaatattttctcatattctatAGGTTATCTTTTACTTCTTGTTAGTGCCCTTTGATACTTTAATTTTCatgatgtaaaatttatttttcttttgttttcctgtaattttggtatcatatctatgAAATTGTTGCCAAATATAATGAAATCAAGATTTCTCCTCAatgttttcttataaaagtattatagttttagctcttaagttttggtctttaatacattttgtgttaattttgtgCATTATATAAGGTAAGGGAccacttctttcttttgcatgtggatatccagttttcccagaaccacttattgaaaagactttttttcctcccattgaatagtcttggtacccttgttgaaaatcaacatGTATGtgagaatttatttctgggctgtttattctattccattggtctatatgtctctCTTATGCTAGTACAATATTGTTGCTTTGCAGTAAGTTTCaaagtcaggaagtgtgagtcctccaactttattgtTCTTTGCCAAGATTGTAttgactattcagggtcctttACAATTTCATATGAATATGAGGActggcttttccatttctgtgggAAAGATCTATAGAATTTTGATATTGATCAAAATGTGTAGATCATTTTGGATatactgacatcttaacaacgTTAAGTCTTTTTaaccatgaacatgggatgtcttgccatttatttatgtctcctttaatttctttcagcaatgctttgtggttttcagtgtaaaaagtctttcacctctttagCAAGACATTATAAATACTTAATTCTTCTAGATGtcattgtaaatggaattgatttttttaacttcctttttggattgttcattgttagtgtacagaaacgCAAATGATtattgtgtgtttaattttgctgaatttgtttatgagctctagtagctttctgtgGCTTCTTTGGTATTTTctctatataagatcatgtctTCTGTGAATAGATAGCATtacctctttctttccaatttgggaAATTGTActcctaatattttaaaactataagcaGAGCTCAAGATTTACATAActgaaaaaaacctacaatggaGTACACTGAAAAGTAGCACTGATTCTGATTCTGCAGGTGattaaattctttatatttttctaattttccttattttttgcaATTAAATCTTATTTCTTAGAAGAGTTAATATGCTTACCAAAAAGGGCAATGATAGGAGGTAGATATTACCAAGGTAGTGAGAAATGAGTTCATGCTAATGAAGGGGTTGGTGGCTTGTTGCTGGTTTTAACCAAGTCTGCGTTTATTTTCACACACCAGTAGCCATGCAAATTTGTGGGTGGTCCCTGGGCCTGAGCTGGTTAGATCTGCTGAGTGAGAAGTTCTGGTCTCTCTGAAGACACTTCTGCACACCTCCTTCCACAGTCCAAACTGTCTATATCCAACATTATTTTACATGGCCCTATAAGTTTACAAGCCCATTTGGGGTGCTCCTTGTACGTTCTcattatggctttttttttctcattgttttgtaGCTGTGATGCCCCTTGAAATGAACAGTCAAACAGATGTCGCTGAATTCATCTTCTTGGGATTTTCCAACCATCCGAACCTACAGGGCTTGTTATTCCTGGTCTTCCTGGTCATTTACCTGACAACTCTTTTCAGGAACACACTCATAATAATGGCCACAAGAGTCAGTCCTGCCCTCCACACCCCAATGTATTATTTCCTCAGCAACCTGAGTTTCTTGGACACCTGCTACACATCTACCACTATTCCAGTCATGTTGGTGAACTTCTTCCAGGAGAAGAAGACCATCTCCTGTGAGGGCTGCTATTCCTAGATTTTCTTCCTTGTGACATGTGCTGGCACTGAGGGTGTTTTATTGGCAACTCCGACTCCTGACTGCTATGTAGCCATCTGCCACCCTCTTCAATATCCAGTCCTCATGAATGTGAAGGTTTGTGTTTGTTTGGCAACTGGGTCCTGGCTATGTGGGCTGGTGAATTCTGTGACATACACAGTGCTGGCAGCTACACTCATTCTGTGTGGGCCTAACAAGATCAGCCACTTTCTCTGTGATATCCCATTGCTCCTGAAGCTCTCCTGCTCAGACACCTCTCTCGGTGAGTCTGTGCTCCATGTGGCCAGTGCAACCATTGGCCTGAACCCCTACCTGTTTACTGCAGTGTCCTACATACTTATCATCTCTGCCATCATTCGGATTTCCTCTGCTCAGGGCAGGAGCAAGGCCTTCTCTACTTGTGCACCCCACCTCACTATGGTGGTGGTCTTTTATGGAATGGCCAACTTCAACTATGACAGACCCAGAGTAGGCTACTCCCTGGATATGGATATCCTGGTCTCTGTGCTCTTCTGTGTTATAAACCCCATGTTAAACCCCATTATCTACATGTTAAATCCCTTGTTTGAGAAAAAAGGAGGTCAAATGTGCCCTGTGGAAGCTGGTTGGAGGGTGTGTGTTCCCTGGCAATATTGGTGTCTAGCTCACTGGTCTTCAAACTGAGGTATGCAGCCACCTGAAAAAATTTCCAAACTATTTGTAATATACATAGTTTTAGAAAGCCTATATCCAGATCCTCAGTTCCGATATATACACCAGTTCCTAAAATTTATCTTCCCAAgaactcctttctctcctctctttccacAAATACTGTTTTTCCACTGTACAACCAAGGCAGTAAGGAAAATTCAAACAGAATTGggtagaaagggaaaggaagtgaTGAGGTTGAGACCTGTGCTTCTGGGAggagactcagaggaaaagggagaatgcACAGGTGGAGTTCTTCCCTGAGGAGTAGTGTGAGCCACATACTGGGCACCTCACCCCTGGGGTTGACACAGGGAAGATGAGTCCGCCTGGATGCTTGGAGGGCCAGTGGTACTAACAGGAGGGCTGGGAGTccagggaagcctggactctgctTGTGAGGAGCATGCACATGCTTGCTTGGTCCTgaagcagggcagagagaggactgAAAATTGTATAGGCGACTAGTTGGTTTCCCATTACTGCTCTGGTGTGTGCCCCAGCCTAAGCTGAGCACACATTTCAGCCCCACTTGGGAGACTGATTTTGAGAAACAGAGGTGACTCTGACCCAAAGCGGTACCTGAGCAGGGCAGCAGCAGCTATTACTGACACTTAGGCAGCACATCAGAAGCAGCTCCAATCTCTATCTTCATATAGACTGCCACAGCCCACACTGCAACCCATGCTGGGAGCCCACATGGGCCCTGCCTACCCTATGGCTTCAACTCGATCCTCAGGGCTTCTACTCCAGCAACTTGGAACCCATCCCCACGTGCAATAGGGTGGTTATGGTCACTGCACAGAGAGGAAGTGCTGGCTCACATCTGGCTCCAtctctagcccctccatctccagccccacctcctagcaaggtgatagctgccagcacaccccgAGGAAAGACGTGACTCCTGTTcacatcaaatccagctctcccaccaaagccactgggctcATGTAGACGGTGTAGTGATGTTCCCACATAAAGACACTCTTTTAAGAccacaataggtaactgtttcaactaatttcatagagaaagagaaagttacataaaataagaagacagaggaatttggttcaattgaaagagcaagagaaaacccatgaaaaacaactaatgaaacagaaataaatcattgaccagataaagaattcaaaacactagtaataaaaatgctaactgaattacagaaaagaatagatgaacacagtgagaattttaaggaactagaaaatataaaaaagaacgagTCAGAActaaagaatataataactgaaatgaaaaacacactagaaggaatagcagactaagtgatacagaagaatgcataccTGATCtgaaagatagaataatggaaattgtTCAAccagaagagcaaaaagaaaaacaaatttaaaaaaatgaaaacagtttaaggGACCTATGGAACAACAAGAAGCAAACCAATGTGAGCATTATAgacatcccagaaggagaagagaaagagaaaggggttgaaaatgtatttgatgaaattttggctgaaaaattcacaaacgtgaaggaggaaaatatccaggtacaggaagcacagagagttccaaacaagatgaaccaaaacagatccacaccaagacatcttaaataaaatggcaaaaattaaagaaaggattctaaaggcagtaagagaaaaacaaagagttgtaTAAAAGGAAacacccataaggctatcagctgatttttagACAAAAACTttgaaggccagaagggagtggtgtcATATATtcaaagcgatgaaagggaaaaccctgtAACCTAGGACACTCTAcctagcaagattatcatttagaatagatggagagataaagaacttctcagacaagcaaaaactaaaaaagtTTATCGATACTAAATCtaccataaaagaaaatttaaaaggtcttacctaagaaggaagaaaaagctatacaaagaagtaagaatctataggaaacaAAAATCCCACTAGTTAAGGTTACAGTAAAggctgaggatcaaccacttaaataagctactatgaagattaaaaggcaaaaaatcataaaatcagggcttccctggtggcgcagtggttgagagtccgcctgccgatgcaggggacacgggttcgtgccccggtctgggaagatcccacatgccgcggagcggctgggcccgtgagccatggccgctgagcctgcgcgtccggagcctgtcctccgcaacgggagaggccacaacagtgagaggcccgcgtaacgcataaaaaaaaaaaaaaaaaaaaaaaatccaaaaaaaaaaaaaaaaaaaaatcataaaatcaacTATTACTACAATAATCAGTTAAGGGTTAAACATGAAGtgtaaaatataacatcaaaCACACAAATGTGGGGACtgcccaggtggtccagtggtaaagaatccacctttcaatgtaggggacgcaggtttgatccctggtcagggaactaagatcccacaggctgcagggcaactaagcctgcgtgccacaactattgaacccatgcaccacaactagtgagcatgcatgcctcaactagagagcccctgtgccacaaactacagagcccatgctctctggatcccatgcaccacaactagaaagagaaaacccacacaccacaactagagagaagcccgtgtgccacaacaaaaggTCCTGCATGCTACAATGAAGattccatgtgctgcaactaagacctgacacagccagaaaaagaaaccaaaaaagaaaaaaaaaaaacaaatgtggggaagggagtaaaaaatgtagatcttctAGAATGCACTTGAACTTAAAGGACTACCTGTTTAAAACAactagatatagttataggtcaacatatatgaaccccatcataaccacaaatcaaaaacctacaatagatacacaaaaactagagagaaaggaacacagcatactactaaagaaaattatcaaactacaaggaaagaaacaaaaagaacagagaaaagtataaaaagaactGGAAAACAAGTAGTAAAATAGCAAtgagtacatacctatcaataactactttaaatgtcaatggactaaatgctccaatcaaaagacatagaatggctgattggattaaaaaacaaaataagacccatctatatATTGCTtacaggagactcacttcagaggtaaagacacacacagaccaaaggtgaggggatggaaaaagatatttcatgcaaatggaaatgagaaagTGTAGTAATATTCATATTAGCCAaagcagactttaaaacaaagtctcaactaacacaacattgttaatcaactacactccaatgtaaaattaaaaatttaaaaactctaaCTAAATTTCTAAAccactaaaaattaaattttctgaaatagaaatagaactaaataaataataaaaagcaaagtaacaaaagacaaagaagtgcATTGtaaaatgataaagggatcaatgcaagaagaggaaattacactcattaaaatatatgcaccccaagCAGGTgcactaaatatataaagcaaatattaacaaacttaaAGGGAGAatttgacaataatacaataataaaaggtaattttaacaccccacttacaccaatggacagatcacacagacagaaaatcaataaggcataGTATctattaaatgacacagtagactgttggacttaatagatatctacaggacattctatccaaaaatagcagaataacattCTTTCCAAGTGCTCATGTAATGTTCTCCAAGTCtcaaaaatttaagaggatataAAGTATACCAATCATTTTTTCCAAGCAGAATGGAAATcagtacaggaagaaaaatgggaaaataacaaatatatggaGACTAAACATGATACTAAAAAACTggtgggtcaatgaagaaatcaaagagaaaatcaaaaaatttttgaGAGAAATGAGAGTGGAAACACAACACTCCAAAATCTATagaatgcagcaaaaacagtcctaagagggaagtttatagtgatacaggtctacctcaagaaacaagaaaaatctcaaataaacaacctaacctagcATCTAAAGAATGTTAGAAATCACctaaaaggaattagaaaagaagaagaaagaaagcgcaaagatagcagaaggaaggaaataaagatcagagaggaaataaaagagatgaaagaaagagagagagagaaagaaaaaagaaagaaagaaagaaggaaggaaggaaggaaggaaggaaggaaggaaggaaggaaggaaggaaggaaagggaggaaagggaggaaataagatggcagagtagaaggacgtgctatCACTCCCTCTTGCTAACACACCAGAATCaaaactagctgctggacaatcatcaacaggaaggcactggaactcaccaaaaaactgACCtcacatccagagacaaaggagaagccaagtGACACGGAAGGaagggcgcaatcacagtaaaatcagatcccataactgctgggtgggggactcacagactggagaacacttagaccacagaagtccatccactagagtgaaggttctgagccccacgtcaggcttcccaaccgggagtctggcaacgggaggaggaattcctagagaatcagattttgaaggctagtgggatttgattgcaggacttcgacaggaatGTGGGAAACAGAGGCCCCACTCCTGCAgaacacacacaaagtagtgtgctcatcgggacccaggggaaggagcagtgatccctgaggagactgaaccagacctacatgctagtgttggagggtctcctgcagaagcagggggtggctgtggctcactgtggggacaaggacactggcagagaAGTTCAGGGaggtactccttggcatgagccctcccagactctgtcattagccccatgaaagagcccaggtaggctccagtgttgggttgtcTCAGGCtcaacaaccaacagggagggaacccagccccacccatcaacagtgaagcatattaaacttttactgagcactgtccaccagagcaacagtcagctctacccaccatcagtccctcccatcaggaaacttgcacaagcctcttagacagcctcatccaccagagggcagacagcaggagcaagaagaacaacagttctgcagcctgtggaacaaaaaccacattcacagaaagataaacaagatgaaaaggcagagggctatgtaccagatgaaggaacaagataaaaccccagaaaaacaactaaacgaagtggagataggcaaccttccagaaaaagaattcagaataatgatcgtgaagatgatccaggacctcagaaaaagaatggaggcaaagatcgagaagatgcaagaaatgtttaacaaagtcctagaagaaataaacaacaaacaaacagagatgaacaatacaataactgaaatgaaaactacactagaaggaatcaatagcagcataactgaggcagaagaacggataagtgacctggaagacagaatggtggaattcactgctatggaacagaataaagaaaaaagaatgaaaagaaatgaagacagcctaagagacctctgggccaacattaaacacaacaacattcgcattataggggtcccagaaggagaagagagagagaaaggaaccgataaaatattcaaagagattatagtcgaaaacttccctaacatgggaaaggaaatagccatccaagtccaggaagcacagcaagcgccctacaggataaacccaaggagaaacatgccgagacacatagtaatcaaattggcaaaagttaaagacaaagaaaaattattgaaagcagcaagggaaaaatgacaaataacatacaagggaactcccacaagcttaagagctgatttctcagcagaaactctacaagccagaagggagtggcatgatatactcaaaatgatgaaagggaagaacttacaaccaggattactctacctggcaaggatctcattcagattcaatggagaaatcaaaagctttacaggcaagcaaaagctaagagaattagcaccaccaaaccagctctacaacaaatgctaaaggaacttctgtaagtgggaaacacaagagaagaaaaggacctacaaaaacagagccaaaacaattaagaaaattgtcataggaacatacatatcaataattactttaaacgtgaataggttaaatgctccaaccaaaagacacaggcttgctgaatggatacaaaaacaagacccatatatatgctgtctacaagagacccacttcagacctagtgacacattcagactgaaagtgaggagatgaaaaaagatattccatgcaaatggaaatcaaaagaaagctggagtagctatactcatatcagataaaatagactttaaaataaagaatgttacaagagacaaggaaggacactacataatatcaagggatcaatccaagaagaagatataacaattatcaatatatatacacccaacataggagcaccacaatacatacggcaattgctaacagctctaaaagaggaaatcaacagtaacacagtaatagtgggggactttaacacctcacttacaccaatggacagatcatccaaaatgaaaataaataaggaaacagaagctttaaatgaaacaatagaccagatagatttaattgatatttataggacattccatcgaaacACATaagattacatttttttctcaagtgtgcatgtaacattctccaggatagatcacatcttgggtcacaactcaaacctcagtaaatttaagaaaactgaaatcatatcaagcatcttttctgatcacaacactatgagattagaaatgaattacagggaaaatactgtaaaaaacaaaaacacatggaggctaaacaatacattagtaaataaccaagagatcactgaagaaatcaaagaggaaatcaaaaaatacctagagacaaataacaatgaaaacatgacgatccaaaacctatgggatgcagcaaaagcagttctaagagggaagtttatagctatacaagcctacctcaagaaacaagaaaaatctcaaataaacaatctaaacatgcacctaaaggaactagagaaagaagaacaaacaaaacccaaagttagcagaaggaaagaaatcataaatatcagagcataaataaatgaaatagaaacaaagaaacaacagcaaagatcaataaaattaaaaactgggtctttgagaagttaaacaaaattgataaccctttagtcagactcatcaagaaaaagggggagaggactcaaatcaataaaatcaataaaataaaaacggagaagttacaacagacaccacagaaatacaaagcatcctaagagactattacaagcaactctgtgccaatacaatggacaacctggaagaaatggacaaattcttagaaaggtataaccttccaagactgaaacaggaagaaataggaaatatgaa
Protein-coding regions in this window:
- the LOC136135941 gene encoding LOW QUALITY PROTEIN: olfactory receptor 5J3-like (The sequence of the model RefSeq protein was modified relative to this genomic sequence to represent the inferred CDS: substituted 1 base at 1 genomic stop codon), which translates into the protein MNSQTDVAEFIFLGFSNHPNLQGLLFLVFLVIYLTTLFRNTLIIMATRVSPALHTPMYYFLSNLSFLDTCYTSTTIPVMLVNFFQEKKTISCEGCYSXIFFLVTCAGTEGVLLATPTPDCYVAICHPLQYPVLMNVKVCVCLATGSWLCGLVNSVTYTVLAATLILCGPNKISHFLCDIPLLLKLSCSDTSLGESVLHVASATIGLNPYLFTAVSYILIISAIIRISSAQGRSKAFSTCAPHLTMVVVFYGMANFNYDRPRVGYSLDMDILVSVLFCVINPMLNPIIYMLNPLFEKKGGQMCPVEAGWRVCVPWQYWCLAHWSSN